From a region of the Kwoniella mangroviensis CBS 8507 chromosome 1 map unlocalized Ctg01, whole genome shotgun sequence genome:
- a CDS encoding 40S ribosomal protein uS4: MVSAPRKQSKTYKVPKRPYEAARLDAELKLAGEYGLRNKREIWRIQLTLSKIRRAARELLKLDDKDPKRLFEGNALIRRLVRIGVLDDTRMRLDYVLALKTEDFLERRLQTQVFKLGLAKSVHHARVLIRQRHIRVGKQIVNVPSFVVRLDSQKHIDFALNSPYGGGRAGRVKRKRAKAAAGGDGEAEEEDDE; the protein is encoded by the exons ATGGTCTC TGCTCCAAGAAAGCAATCCAAGACCTATAAGGTCCCAAAACGACCCTACGAGGCCGCTCGTCTCGATGCTGAGCTTAAG ctCGCTGGTGAATACGGTCTCCGAAACAAGCGAGAGATCTGGAGAATTCAACTTACCctttccaag ATCCGACGAGCCGCTCGAGAACTCCTCAAGCTCGATGACAAAGACCCCAAGAGACTTTTCGAGGGTAACGCCTTGATCAGAAGACTTGTCCGAATCGGTGTGCTCGATGACACCAGAATGAGACTCGATTACGTGTTGGCCCTTAAGACTGAGGATTTCTTGGAACGACGATTACAAACTCAAGTCTTCAAACTTGG TCTCGCTAAATCCGTCCACCACGCCCGAGTTTTGATCAGACAACGACACATTCGAGTTGGTAAACAAATCGTTAACGTCCCTTCATTCGTTGTCAGACTTGACTCTCAAAA ACACATCGACTTCGCCCTCAACTCTCCTTACGGTGGTGGACGAGCTGGTCgagtaaagagaaagagagccAAGGCCGCtgctggtggtgatggtgaagccgaggaggaggatgacgagtAA